The following coding sequences lie in one Moritella viscosa genomic window:
- the metL gene encoding bifunctional aspartokinase/homoserine dehydrogenase II yields MDAIKRSIHKFGGSSLADATCYRRVLTIISQHTKARDLIVVSAAGKTTNQLLELLQLAEDGDQAASERLIATSEYQIKLIAELLEGDLCAQLTSALQDDIHTIGHLLETSLDVYVKSQILAHGEMWSARLLAALLSQSELPANDLDSRLFLTTELAAQPVVDEIVSRHKLASCLATLNNRVVVTGFIAADTQQRTVTLGRNGSDYSATLLAALVDAEQTTIWSDVAGIFSADPRRVKDAELQTKLSLDEAAELARLGSPVLHARTLQPVAESKQHVQLRCSYTPDEGSTQIHRRLPKGKGAKIVTSIDDLHLVDVEFNHVVDYQQQYNQLITLLAQQQLSPICIKRRPTDHIVRLGYTAEIVEFVLAALAIYKQQQSNVMAVEHVSGFCMVALVGSGVTDNALQSHLFYQLISEHTLIFVQTGENHLSISAVLQKVVLEPLLKELHTALFKQPRRIGVVLFGKGNIGAGWLSLFAEQMHKVPEQQNVELCLCGVYGSQGGVLDFNGLDAVTVLDNFQPESFVWEQLLSNLALHPFDELVIIDITASEAISYYYPEFAQHGFHLISANKFAGAASSEFYNRVKQSFSDNESYWLYNATVGAGLPIQSSMGMLQHSGDQVTAVSGIFSGTLSWLFQQYNGEIAFSELVEQAWHQGLTEPDPREDLSGKDVQRKLLILSREAGYDMELSDIKLESLVSKALMEFKVDEFLEHCEELDEKILRMFNKAKKQGLVLRYVASFSRKEGAQVGLEFLEPTHPFANLLPCDNIFSINSHWYRHNPLVIQGPGAGRDVTAGAIQSDLFQLCKLFAR; encoded by the coding sequence ATGGACGCAATTAAGCGCAGTATTCATAAATTTGGTGGCAGTAGTTTAGCTGATGCTACCTGTTATCGTCGAGTATTGACGATCATTAGTCAACACACCAAAGCACGCGATCTTATTGTAGTTTCTGCCGCGGGTAAGACCACCAACCAATTATTAGAGTTATTACAATTGGCCGAAGATGGTGATCAAGCTGCGTCGGAGCGTCTTATTGCGACGAGCGAGTATCAAATTAAGTTAATTGCAGAACTATTAGAAGGTGACTTATGTGCACAACTCACTTCTGCACTACAAGATGATATTCATACCATAGGCCATCTATTAGAAACTAGCCTTGATGTGTATGTTAAAAGTCAAATTTTAGCGCATGGAGAGATGTGGTCTGCACGATTATTAGCGGCTTTGCTGAGTCAAAGTGAGCTACCAGCCAATGATTTAGATTCTCGCTTATTTTTAACCACTGAATTAGCTGCGCAACCTGTGGTTGATGAAATTGTGTCTCGCCACAAGTTAGCATCGTGTTTAGCGACGCTGAATAATCGCGTTGTTGTGACCGGTTTTATTGCTGCTGATACACAACAGCGTACTGTGACATTAGGGCGCAATGGCTCTGATTATTCTGCGACATTGTTAGCTGCGTTAGTGGATGCTGAGCAAACCACCATTTGGAGTGATGTTGCGGGGATATTTAGTGCCGATCCTCGTCGCGTAAAAGATGCTGAACTGCAAACCAAGTTATCACTTGATGAAGCCGCTGAGCTAGCACGTTTAGGTTCACCCGTATTACATGCGCGTACACTACAACCTGTTGCCGAGAGTAAACAGCATGTTCAGTTACGCTGCAGTTATACTCCTGATGAAGGTTCAACCCAGATCCACCGTCGTTTACCAAAAGGTAAAGGGGCGAAAATTGTTACCTCGATTGATGACTTGCATTTAGTGGATGTTGAGTTTAATCATGTTGTTGATTACCAACAACAATATAATCAGTTAATTACATTGTTAGCGCAGCAGCAACTATCACCAATCTGTATTAAACGGCGTCCGACGGATCATATAGTTAGATTAGGTTATACTGCTGAAATTGTTGAGTTTGTACTTGCTGCATTAGCAATATATAAACAGCAACAATCTAACGTAATGGCCGTTGAGCATGTAAGTGGTTTTTGTATGGTGGCGTTAGTGGGTTCTGGTGTAACGGATAATGCTTTGCAATCACATCTGTTTTATCAATTAATTTCAGAGCACACTCTGATATTTGTACAGACAGGTGAAAACCATTTAAGTATCAGTGCCGTTCTGCAGAAAGTGGTGTTAGAGCCGTTATTGAAAGAGCTGCATACAGCGTTATTTAAGCAGCCAAGGCGCATTGGTGTTGTGCTGTTTGGTAAAGGAAATATCGGTGCCGGTTGGCTATCTTTGTTTGCGGAGCAAATGCATAAAGTACCTGAGCAACAAAATGTCGAACTGTGCTTATGCGGTGTGTATGGTTCACAGGGCGGGGTATTAGATTTCAATGGTCTGGATGCTGTGACAGTACTTGATAATTTTCAACCTGAATCGTTTGTCTGGGAACAGTTATTATCTAACCTCGCACTGCACCCGTTTGATGAATTGGTGATTATCGATATTACGGCCAGTGAAGCCATCAGCTATTATTATCCTGAATTTGCTCAACATGGTTTCCACCTGATTTCCGCAAATAAATTCGCAGGCGCAGCGAGTAGTGAGTTTTATAATCGGGTTAAGCAAAGCTTTAGTGATAATGAAAGCTACTGGTTATATAATGCCACGGTCGGTGCTGGATTACCGATCCAATCATCTATGGGGATGCTGCAACACAGTGGTGATCAAGTGACTGCTGTTAGCGGTATTTTCTCTGGTACCTTATCTTGGTTGTTTCAACAATATAATGGTGAAATTGCGTTCTCGGAATTAGTGGAACAAGCTTGGCATCAAGGGCTAACGGAACCTGACCCTCGTGAAGATTTATCGGGTAAGGACGTGCAGCGAAAACTGCTTATCTTAAGCCGTGAAGCGGGTTATGACATGGAGCTTAGTGATATAAAATTAGAGTCATTGGTATCTAAAGCTCTAATGGAATTTAAAGTTGATGAGTTTCTAGAGCATTGCGAAGAACTAGATGAAAAAATATTGCGTATGTTTAATAAAGCTAAAAAGCAGGGCTTAGTATTACGCTATGTCGCTAGTTTTAGTCGCAAAGAAGGGGCGCAGGTTGGGTTAGAGTTCTTAGAACCAACCCATCCATTTGCGAACTTATTACCGTGCGATAATATTTTTTCAATTAATAGCCATTGGTATCGTCATAACCCATTAGTGATCCAAGGTCCTGGTGCTGGTAGAGATGTTACTGCGGGTGCTATTCAATCAGACCTGTTCCAATTATGTAAGCTGTTCGCACGTTAA
- the metJ gene encoding Met repressor (Met regulon regulatory protein MetJ) — protein sequence MTKWNGEYISPYAEHGKKSEQVKKITVSIPLKVLKVLTDERTRRQINNQRHATNSELLCEAFLHAYTGQPLPADEDLTKDKPDSIPEEARAQMLTLGINIDDYLEQDD from the coding sequence ATGACGAAGTGGAACGGCGAGTATATTAGCCCCTATGCAGAACATGGGAAAAAGAGTGAGCAGGTTAAGAAAATTACTGTTTCAATTCCTTTGAAAGTATTGAAAGTACTGACAGATGAAAGAACTCGCCGTCAGATTAATAATCAACGCCATGCAACCAACAGTGAGTTATTGTGTGAGGCATTTTTACATGCTTACACAGGTCAACCATTACCAGCGGACGAAGATTTAACAAAAGACAAACCAGACAGTATCCCTGAAGAAGCTCGAGCACAGATGTTAACACTCGGTATTAATATTGATGATTATTTAGAACAAGATGATTAA
- the maeB gene encoding NADP-dependent malic enzyme — protein sequence MSDLRQQALDYHANPKPGKIAIQLTTSAETADDLSLAYSPGVAEPVREIAANPDDAYKYTAKGNLVAVITNGTAILGLGNLGPLASKPVMEGKALLFKRFADIDSIDIEVKHRTTEEFIDTVANIADTFGGINLEDIKAPECFEIEKALISRCQIPVFHDDQHGTAIVTAAGMINALDIQGKNIAEAVIVCMGAGAAAIACMELLISCGAQREKIYMLDRKGVIHTRRDDINEYKQRFANNTDKRTLQDAINGADVFVGVSGPNVLAADDVKLMADNPIIFACSNPDPEIKPELAHAARQDLIMATGRSDYPNQVNNVLCFPFIFRGALDARASVINEAMKVAAVHAIREIAKEEVPQSVLAASGATSLEFGKEYIIPKPMDPRLLPRVARAVALAAVETGVSRIELPENYML from the coding sequence ATGTCAGACCTTAGACAGCAAGCATTGGATTACCATGCGAACCCTAAACCAGGCAAAATTGCTATTCAACTTACTACGTCAGCAGAAACCGCTGATGATCTTTCTTTAGCATATAGTCCAGGTGTCGCAGAACCAGTGCGTGAAATTGCTGCTAACCCTGATGATGCTTATAAATATACGGCCAAAGGCAACTTAGTGGCGGTGATCACTAATGGTACTGCGATTTTAGGTCTCGGTAATTTAGGTCCACTGGCTTCAAAGCCGGTAATGGAAGGTAAAGCACTACTATTTAAGCGCTTTGCAGATATCGATTCGATTGATATTGAAGTGAAACACCGTACGACAGAAGAATTTATTGATACAGTTGCCAATATTGCCGATACATTCGGTGGTATTAATCTCGAAGATATTAAGGCGCCAGAATGCTTTGAAATTGAAAAAGCGTTAATTTCGCGTTGTCAGATCCCGGTATTCCATGACGATCAGCACGGCACCGCAATCGTAACAGCTGCAGGTATGATTAACGCGCTAGACATTCAAGGTAAAAACATCGCGGAAGCTGTTATTGTTTGTATGGGCGCTGGCGCAGCAGCGATCGCTTGTATGGAATTATTAATTTCATGTGGTGCACAACGTGAAAAAATCTACATGTTAGACCGTAAAGGTGTGATTCACACTCGTCGTGATGACATTAACGAATATAAACAGCGTTTTGCTAATAATACCGATAAGCGTACGTTACAAGATGCGATTAACGGCGCCGACGTATTTGTTGGTGTATCAGGTCCAAACGTATTGGCTGCTGACGATGTGAAATTGATGGCTGATAATCCAATTATTTTTGCATGTTCGAATCCTGATCCAGAGATTAAACCTGAGTTAGCGCATGCGGCACGTCAAGATTTGATCATGGCAACTGGTCGTTCTGATTATCCAAACCAAGTTAATAATGTATTGTGCTTCCCATTCATTTTCCGTGGTGCATTAGATGCACGCGCAAGTGTGATTAATGAAGCAATGAAAGTGGCTGCAGTACATGCAATTCGTGAAATTGCCAAAGAAGAAGTGCCACAGTCAGTATTAGCTGCGTCTGGTGCAACATCATTAGAGTTTGGTAAAGAGTACATTATTCCAAAACCAATGGATCCACGCTTATTACCACGCGTTGCACGCGCTGTTGCACTAGCAGCGGTTGAAACGGGTGTATCACGTATAGAATTACCTGAAAATTACATGCTGTAA
- the rpmE gene encoding 50S ribosomal protein L31 has translation MKQGIHPEYASMEAKCSCGNIFAVGSTRGKNITLDVCSNCHPFYTGKQRNVDTGGRVDKFNKRFGALAAK, from the coding sequence ATGAAACAAGGTATCCACCCAGAATATGCTTCTATGGAAGCAAAATGTTCATGCGGTAACATTTTCGCTGTTGGTTCAACTCGCGGTAAAAACATCACGCTAGACGTATGTTCAAACTGTCACCCATTCTACACTGGTAAGCAACGTAATGTTGATACTGGCGGTCGTGTTGATAAGTTCAACAAGCGTTTTGGCGCTCTTGCTGCAAAATAA